The Terriglobus sp. TAA 43 sequence GACCTTGTCGACCGTATCCGCCAGATCGTGATGGATGAAGTGCAGCGCACCAAGGCTGACGCCGAGAAAGAAAATTGCCTTGGCCAGTTTGAACAGGCCGATGAGGTACAGGCCGGAGTCGCGCGCCTCCAGATGATGGGAGGAATGCGGTGCTTTGTGGGTTTCCTCCTGCACCGTCGCCTGCTGTAAATTCACATCCACTCCCATAGTTGAAAGTTCGCGTCGGGCATTGTCAATGTCCTGAAGAGAAGGCATCCGCATGGTTATACGTATTGGAACGGGATTTGGCGTTAAAAACAGATGACACGAAGATGCTGAAAGACATCAGAACAAGCAGCAGGAGATGAGATGAAGACTTTGATGGGAACTGCCGTAGCACTGATCTGCGTGAGTTGCAGTGTGTACGCAGCCAAGCAGAAGGCCACGGAGGTGGGTGGTGTTCCGATGTTGTCGAAAAGTTCGATTGCAGAAAACGCAGCGACGTCACCTGTTCTGACAACATTTGCAGCGAATGTGAAGAGCGCCGGGCTGGAAGACAAACTGAATGACAAAGGTCCCTACACAGTGTTTGCTCCGACGGACGACGCCTTCAAGAAGCTGCCTACGGGGACCGTGGATGGATTGCAGAAGCCGGAGAACACCGCTGACCTGACGAAGGTGCTGACTTATCTTGTGGTGCCGGGAAAGATCACTTCCTCGAAGCTGAAGAAGATGGTGCATAAGGGACATGGCACCGCCACGCTGACCAGCATGGTAGGCGAAGCCATCACCGTGAAGGCTGCCGGTGATCTGATTACGCTGACGGATACGAAGGGGGATTCGGCCGTGATTTTGACTGCGGATGTGCCGCAGAAGAACGGCATGATTCACATCGTGGACGCAGTGTTGTTGCCGAACTAATCAGAAACAGCGAGGAGCCGGTGCCGTGAGGGCGGCATCCCGGCTCCTCGCTCTTTGTTCACGCAGAGGCCAATCAGCGCGAACAAATGCGAATGTGACTACAGCTCAACCCACTGGCGGAGCAGGTTGTGATACACGCCAGTCAGTTCCACCACGGACTCGTGATTGGGCACGTCGCGGTTGAGTTTTTGAATGGCCACATCAAGGCCAAGCAGAAGCGAACGCTGATCATCGCTGCGCACCATGCTCTGCATCCAGAAGAACGAACAGACACGTGCACCACGCGTGACGGGACGTACGTGATGCAGGCTGGTGGAGGGATAGAGAATTGCGTCGCCTGCGGGTAGCTTCACGCTCTTGCTACCGTACGTGTCTTCAATGACCAGCTCGCCGCCGTCATATTCATCGGGCTCGCTGAAGAAGAGCGTCATGGAGAGATCGGTGCGGACGTATTCGCCGGTGCTGTTGATGCGGCGTACGGAATTGTCCACGTGATTGCCGAAGGACTGGCCACCTGTATAGCGATTGAAGAGTGGCGGAAAGATCTTCTTTGGCAATGCCGCTGAGACGAAGACAGGATTGCGATTCAGGGCTGTAAGAATTTCCTTGCCGATCTCAATAGCAACAGGGTTCGTCTCTGACAACTGCATGTTGTCTTTCACCTGCGCGGATTGATATCCGGCGGTGACTTTGCCATCGACCCAATCGGTGGAGTCGAGCATGGCGCGAAGACGTTTGACCTGTTCGGCGGTAAGAACTTCTGGAACCTGTATCAGCACAGTTTGAACCTCAATTCAGCGGAGTAAGAACGCTTATGCGTTTTGCGGCTCCGCCAGTGTTTGGGCAAATGCATGCAGCGCAGGCACAGGCCATTGCAAAAGAAAGTGCTTCATCTTTGCGATGAAAGCGGGTGTTGCAGTTTCAGGAACTTTGCTCAACCACTGGATGGCACCGGCGATATCGCCATCGGTGATGAGCATGCGCGCGTGATTGAACTGGCCACGGAAATCGCCACCTTCTGCAGCGCGCAGATAGTGCTCGCGGGCAATGGCCATATCTTTCTTGACCAC is a genomic window containing:
- a CDS encoding Fe2+-dependent dioxygenase, producing MLIQVPEVLTAEQVKRLRAMLDSTDWVDGKVTAGYQSAQVKDNMQLSETNPVAIEIGKEILTALNRNPVFVSAALPKKIFPPLFNRYTGGQSFGNHVDNSVRRINSTGEYVRTDLSMTLFFSEPDEYDGGELVIEDTYGSKSVKLPAGDAILYPSTSLHHVRPVTRGARVCSFFWMQSMVRSDDQRSLLLGLDVAIQKLNRDVPNHESVVELTGVYHNLLRQWVEL
- a CDS encoding fasciclin domain-containing protein, which encodes MKTLMGTAVALICVSCSVYAAKQKATEVGGVPMLSKSSIAENAATSPVLTTFAANVKSAGLEDKLNDKGPYTVFAPTDDAFKKLPTGTVDGLQKPENTADLTKVLTYLVVPGKITSSKLKKMVHKGHGTATLTSMVGEAITVKAAGDLITLTDTKGDSAVILTADVPQKNGMIHIVDAVLLPN